In Pelosinus sp. UFO1, one genomic interval encodes:
- a CDS encoding nucleoside triphosphate pyrophosphatase, translating to MAIILASASPRRRELLTQVGCKFITITSTLVEDNTQNLPPHELAILQAKDKALDVFSNVQQNDVVIGADTIVVLDGQVYGKPVDERDARRMLTELAGREHEVITGIAVVTAQQVWTDFGITTVRMRDSKSEQIEAYLATGEPMDKAGAYAIQGIGALMVESITGCYANVVGLPLNKISDLLLKAGVTLL from the coding sequence ATGGCAATTATTTTGGCGTCAGCATCACCAAGACGCCGTGAACTTTTAACACAAGTTGGCTGTAAATTTATTACCATTACTAGTACCCTGGTAGAAGATAATACACAGAATTTGCCACCTCATGAGCTTGCTATTTTACAGGCAAAAGATAAGGCATTAGATGTATTTTCGAATGTTCAGCAAAATGATGTTGTCATTGGTGCTGACACGATAGTGGTGTTAGATGGACAAGTATATGGCAAACCTGTAGATGAAAGAGATGCTAGGCGTATGTTGACTGAGCTAGCTGGCAGAGAGCATGAAGTGATTACAGGTATTGCTGTTGTTACAGCGCAACAAGTTTGGACTGATTTTGGTATTACCACTGTAAGAATGAGGGATAGTAAAAGTGAGCAGATTGAAGCCTATTTAGCTACTGGCGAACCCATGGACAAGGCTGGTGCATATGCTATCCAGGGGATAGGCGCACTTATGGTAGAAAGTATTACTGGCTGCTATGCGAATGTTGTGGGATTACCACTCAATAAAATATCCGATTTGTTACTAAAGGCTGGTGTCACGTTATTATGA
- the mrdA gene encoding penicillin-binding protein 2, with protein MLVKRSNYRLDVLAIIIILVFVALISRLGYLQVVQGKYYGQKADGNRIRLAPIMAPRGMFYDRNGVPLVSNRPGFTVSILPLTGPVPDEIIAKVASILNMPIDEIKTKLSQHNGKFEPVRIKSDIGQDIVTKIEERRAELPGVVIEIQPIRNYVNNELAAHLFGYVSEINDDELEKAKLKAKTNPKANEYKTGDIVGKFGLEKMYDRELRGVDGGNQVEVDVTGRPVNVLGRKETVPGKNLTLTIDYRIQKAAEVAIDEQLTYLQTKSEFRNAKAAAAIAMNPKTGEILAMVSRPTFNPNLFSGGISSKDWKMLNENPNNPMDNKVISGEYPPGSTFKIVTGAAALELGKVTPEEKILDTGKHWIIAKGNAEGEALGWINFKEALTKSDNVYFYEMGNRLGIDNLEKYARMFGLGALTGIQLQGESDGLVANQRYKEKVYGEEWYLSETFDAAIGQGFQLVTPLQVAVLMSEIANGGHRYRPYVVNKISSDNGDTIQTFGPEEVGNIQISPKTLGLIRESLRDVALEGGTAAQAFQNFPVSIAGKTGTAENPHGSDHGWFIAYGPYEDPSIVVVVIVEQGGFGAGSAAPIARKIMEAAFNINQAPVEAPQTYKPQTAL; from the coding sequence ATGTTGGTAAAACGATCAAATTACAGACTGGATGTATTGGCAATTATTATTATATTAGTATTTGTAGCATTGATCAGTCGTTTGGGATACTTGCAAGTGGTTCAGGGAAAGTATTATGGACAAAAAGCTGATGGAAATCGTATTAGGCTAGCTCCTATTATGGCTCCCCGTGGAATGTTTTATGATCGGAACGGAGTTCCACTGGTTTCGAATCGCCCTGGTTTTACAGTGTCAATACTGCCTCTTACAGGACCTGTTCCTGATGAAATTATTGCTAAAGTGGCTAGTATTTTAAATATGCCCATCGATGAGATTAAGACGAAACTTAGCCAACATAATGGAAAGTTTGAGCCGGTGCGTATCAAATCAGATATTGGTCAAGATATTGTAACCAAAATTGAAGAACGACGTGCAGAACTACCTGGAGTAGTGATTGAAATTCAACCGATTCGCAATTATGTCAACAATGAGTTAGCGGCTCATTTATTTGGATATGTGAGTGAAATCAATGATGACGAACTAGAAAAGGCAAAATTAAAAGCAAAAACAAATCCAAAGGCCAATGAGTATAAGACAGGAGATATTGTCGGTAAATTTGGCTTAGAGAAGATGTATGATCGTGAATTACGTGGTGTTGACGGAGGTAATCAAGTTGAAGTTGATGTAACGGGGCGACCAGTAAATGTACTAGGGCGCAAGGAAACCGTTCCAGGGAAAAATTTGACACTAACAATTGATTACCGAATACAAAAAGCAGCCGAGGTCGCTATTGATGAACAGCTTACATATTTGCAGACTAAGAGCGAATTTCGTAATGCTAAAGCAGCTGCAGCTATTGCTATGAATCCTAAGACAGGTGAAATTTTGGCCATGGTAAGTAGGCCAACCTTTAATCCTAATTTATTTTCAGGGGGTATTTCGAGTAAGGATTGGAAGATGTTAAATGAAAATCCTAATAACCCTATGGATAATAAAGTTATTTCCGGGGAATATCCCCCTGGTTCCACTTTTAAAATAGTTACGGGTGCGGCAGCCTTAGAATTAGGTAAAGTCACTCCCGAAGAAAAAATACTGGATACAGGTAAGCACTGGATTATTGCTAAAGGAAATGCTGAAGGTGAGGCTCTAGGTTGGATTAATTTTAAAGAAGCTCTAACTAAATCAGATAATGTTTATTTTTATGAAATGGGTAATCGCTTAGGTATCGACAACTTAGAAAAATATGCTCGCATGTTTGGATTAGGTGCATTAACTGGTATACAATTGCAAGGAGAATCGGATGGATTGGTAGCCAACCAACGATATAAGGAAAAGGTATATGGTGAGGAATGGTATTTGTCAGAAACATTTGATGCTGCTATTGGCCAAGGGTTTCAGTTAGTAACTCCCCTGCAGGTTGCCGTTTTAATGAGTGAAATTGCAAATGGCGGTCATCGATATCGCCCATACGTGGTCAATAAGATTAGTTCAGATAATGGGGACACGATTCAGACCTTTGGACCTGAAGAAGTAGGCAATATCCAGATCTCTCCCAAAACTTTAGGGCTTATCCGTGAGTCTCTTAGAGATGTAGCTCTTGAGGGAGGGACAGCTGCCCAAGCCTTTCAAAACTTTCCTGTGTCAATTGCCGGAAAAACAGGGACAGCAGAGAATCCCCATGGGAGCGATCATGGCTGGTTTATTGCTTACGGTCCTTATGAAGATCCAAGTATTGTCGTTGTAGTTATTGTAGAACAAGGTGGCTTTGGAGCAGGGTCTGCAGCTCCAATTGCTAGGAAAATTATGGAGGCTGCCTTTAATATTAATCAGGCTCCTGTTGAAGCACCTCAGACCTATAAACCGCAGACTGCATTATAA
- a CDS encoding Gx transporter family protein, whose protein sequence is MNKTRRLVLLALFIAIASVLHVVESWIPFPLPVPGIKLGLANIVSLVIIATLGWRDAIYVVVVRVFLASLFGGVFLGPAFAMSLSGAVGSTVVMAYVYQHWRSAFSLIGISILGAVAHNVAQIVVAALIVSSGTLLWYLPYLLLFALPTGWATGMIVVYFLRKAPRLV, encoded by the coding sequence ATGAATAAAACAAGACGTTTAGTGCTATTGGCTTTATTTATAGCTATAGCCAGTGTATTGCATGTAGTAGAATCGTGGATACCATTTCCACTTCCTGTACCAGGAATTAAACTAGGACTGGCCAATATTGTATCTCTTGTTATAATTGCAACTTTGGGGTGGCGTGATGCTATATATGTGGTAGTCGTACGTGTTTTTTTAGCATCTTTGTTTGGAGGAGTTTTTTTAGGACCAGCCTTTGCTATGAGTTTAAGTGGTGCAGTCGGTAGTACTGTTGTTATGGCTTATGTCTATCAACATTGGCGGTCCGCTTTTTCTCTTATTGGCATAAGTATACTGGGTGCTGTAGCGCATAATGTAGCACAAATTGTGGTTGCAGCTCTGATAGTATCGAGTGGAACTTTATTATGGTATTTACCTTATCTTCTACTATTTGCTTTGCCGACAGGTTGGGCTACTGGAATGATAGTGGTTTATTTCTTAAGGAAGGCTCCAAGGTTAGTCTAA
- a CDS encoding DUF4321 domain-containing protein, which produces MRGGKSNGYGMLILVLLTGAVFGGILGELISHSEIAIGFAPYLVKTFLILDVPPVTINLYVVRFMLGFALQPNLISILGMVVALLLFRRV; this is translated from the coding sequence TTGCGAGGCGGTAAAAGTAATGGATATGGTATGTTAATATTAGTTTTGCTTACTGGTGCAGTCTTTGGGGGTATTCTAGGAGAACTCATTTCCCATTCAGAAATTGCAATTGGTTTTGCTCCCTATTTAGTAAAAACCTTTCTTATTTTGGATGTACCACCCGTTACCATCAATTTGTATGTTGTAAGATTTATGTTAGGTTTTGCACTGCAGCCTAATTTAATTAGTATTCTAGGCATGGTGGTAGCTCTTTTGCTATTTAGACGTGTTTGA
- a CDS encoding rod shape-determining protein: protein MKSFFGSFSRDMGIDLGTANTLVHVKGKGIVLSEPSVVAIQRDTGEVLAVGEEAKQMIGRTPGNIVAIRPLKDGVIADFDVTQAMLKYFIRKSIDTKSFIRPRVIVGVPSGVTEVEKRAVIDATIQAGAREAYLIEEPMAAAIGAGLPVHEPTGNMVVDIGGGTTEVAVISLGGIVTSRSIRVGGDEMDESIIQYIKRTYNLMIGERTAEEVKVTIGAAIVPEVDQTMEIRGRDLVSGLPKTLTIRASEVQQALSEPVSSIIEAVKVTLEKTPPELASDIMDRGIVMTGGGSLLKGLDRLLCKETGMPVHISEDALLCVCMGTGRALESIDLLKRVLMSPKKLG from the coding sequence ATGAAGAGTTTTTTTGGATCATTTTCCCGAGACATGGGTATAGATCTTGGTACTGCGAATACGTTGGTACATGTGAAGGGGAAAGGAATTGTCCTTAGCGAGCCTTCTGTAGTTGCGATTCAACGTGATACAGGTGAGGTGTTGGCAGTAGGGGAAGAAGCAAAACAAATGATCGGCCGCACACCCGGTAATATTGTGGCTATTAGACCGTTAAAAGATGGAGTTATTGCTGATTTTGATGTAACCCAAGCAATGCTTAAATACTTTATTCGCAAGTCAATCGATACAAAATCATTTATTCGCCCTCGTGTAATTGTAGGTGTACCTTCTGGCGTTACAGAAGTGGAAAAGCGCGCTGTCATTGATGCGACGATCCAAGCAGGTGCTAGGGAAGCTTATTTAATTGAAGAGCCTATGGCTGCGGCAATTGGCGCTGGATTACCGGTTCATGAACCAACAGGTAATATGGTAGTTGATATTGGTGGCGGTACAACAGAAGTAGCTGTTATTTCTTTAGGCGGAATAGTAACAAGTCGTTCAATCCGTGTTGGTGGCGATGAGATGGATGAGTCGATCATACAGTATATCAAACGTACCTACAATTTAATGATTGGTGAACGTACTGCTGAAGAAGTTAAAGTAACGATTGGAGCTGCTATTGTACCTGAAGTGGATCAGACGATGGAAATTAGAGGCCGTGATTTAGTCAGTGGTCTGCCTAAGACATTAACCATTAGAGCCAGTGAAGTACAGCAGGCTTTAAGTGAACCAGTTAGTAGTATCATTGAGGCTGTTAAGGTCACTTTGGAAAAAACACCGCCTGAGTTAGCTTCTGATATTATGGACCGGGGTATTGTAATGACTGGCGGTGGTTCTCTGCTAAAAGGATTGGATAGGCTTCTTTGTAAGGAAACAGGTATGCCAGTGCATATTTCTGAAGATGCTTTATTGTGTGTATGTATGGGTACGGGACGAGCGTTAGAAAGTATTGATTTACTAAAACGGGTACTAATGTCTCCTAAAAAATTAGGATAA
- the minC gene encoding septum site-determining protein MinC has protein sequence MREYVIFKGSRNGLQLVLDQSVEFELILENLKAKLESAVDFFTKGTKVEVLKAVRILSSEEQEDLSKVLANYGLVFYEAKEQCADEENTTFEPQEIQNLVISKTIRSGQEVIHQGSVVIEGDVNPGAKIIAGGNIVINGTCRGLVYAGAYGDSKATITAQRLLASQIRIADLIARAPDHLEDPTEAEVALIEDGTVIIKKID, from the coding sequence ATGCGCGAATATGTAATATTTAAGGGCAGCAGAAATGGATTGCAGCTAGTGCTTGATCAATCGGTAGAGTTTGAACTCATTCTAGAAAATTTAAAGGCTAAGTTGGAGTCTGCAGTTGACTTTTTTACAAAAGGGACAAAGGTAGAAGTACTAAAGGCAGTGCGTATTCTTTCTTCAGAGGAACAAGAAGATTTAAGTAAAGTGTTAGCTAATTATGGTTTAGTTTTTTATGAAGCAAAAGAGCAATGTGCCGATGAGGAAAATACTACGTTTGAGCCTCAAGAGATACAAAATTTAGTCATTAGTAAAACTATACGCAGCGGACAGGAAGTTATACACCAAGGTTCAGTGGTTATTGAAGGCGATGTTAACCCCGGTGCAAAGATAATAGCGGGGGGGAATATTGTCATAAATGGAACTTGTCGTGGGTTAGTTTATGCTGGGGCATATGGTGATAGTAAAGCGACAATTACTGCGCAGCGGCTTTTAGCCTCACAAATCCGAATTGCAGACTTAATAGCTAGGGCTCCAGATCATTTGGAGGATCCTACAGAAGCAGAGGTAGCACTGATTGAAGATGGAACTGTAATTATAAAGAAGATAGATTAA
- the minD gene encoding septum site-determining protein MinD: MGEVIVITSGKGGVGKTTTTANIGTGFALLGKKVVLVDTDIGLRNLDVVMGLENRIVYDLIDVTDGNCRLKQALIRDKRYESLYLLPAAQTRDKNAVTPEQMKKLCDELKEDFDFVIIDCPAGIEQGFKNAIAGADRAIIVTTPEVSAVRDADRIIGLLESEGKHNPKLIVNRIRPKMVKKGDMMSIDDIIEILAIDLLGIIPEDDYIVVSTNRGEPAVANPVSQASTAYKNIVRRLTGENVPLMSIEENDGFFVKLKKMFNF, translated from the coding sequence ATGGGGGAAGTTATTGTTATAACGTCTGGTAAGGGTGGAGTTGGAAAAACGACTACAACTGCCAATATAGGTACAGGTTTTGCGCTGTTAGGTAAGAAAGTAGTATTGGTGGATACAGATATTGGATTACGTAATTTAGATGTAGTTATGGGCCTGGAAAATCGAATTGTATATGATTTAATTGATGTGACAGACGGGAATTGTCGATTAAAGCAGGCATTAATTCGTGATAAACGGTATGAATCTTTATACCTTTTGCCTGCTGCTCAAACCCGGGATAAAAATGCAGTAACTCCAGAACAAATGAAAAAATTGTGTGATGAACTAAAAGAAGATTTCGATTTTGTTATCATTGATTGTCCCGCGGGTATTGAACAAGGCTTTAAAAATGCAATTGCTGGTGCTGATCGGGCGATCATTGTTACTACCCCGGAGGTTTCAGCAGTGCGTGATGCCGACCGTATTATTGGGCTACTAGAATCAGAGGGGAAACATAATCCGAAATTGATTGTAAATCGGATTCGTCCCAAGATGGTTAAAAAAGGCGATATGATGAGTATTGATGATATTATCGAAATTTTGGCTATCGATTTACTCGGAATTATACCAGAAGACGATTATATTGTTGTTTCTACAAATCGAGGGGAACCAGCAGTTGCTAATCCTGTATCCCAAGCAAGTACAGCATATAAAAATATTGTAAGGCGTTTAACAGGTGAAAATGTGCCTTTAATGTCCATTGAAGAAAACGATGGATTTTTTGTTAAACTAAAAAAAATGTTTAATTTTTAG
- the minE gene encoding cell division topological specificity factor MinE, with the protein MLDLIQRLFGKESSCSKDVAKERLRLVLVHDRVNVSPQLMETLKDDMFRAISNYMDINEKCMEVSLTHTDSSVTLVANIPVTSMKRGGTPKG; encoded by the coding sequence ATGCTTGATTTAATTCAAAGACTTTTTGGCAAAGAGTCTTCTTGCTCGAAAGATGTTGCCAAGGAACGTCTACGATTAGTATTGGTACATGATCGTGTAAATGTTTCGCCACAATTAATGGAAACATTAAAAGATGATATGTTTAGAGCTATATCTAACTATATGGATATTAATGAAAAGTGTATGGAGGTTAGCCTTACTCATACGGATTCATCCGTAACCCTAGTCGCTAATATTCCTGTGACGAGTATGAAAAGAGGCGGAACCCCAAAAGGTTAA
- the mreC gene encoding rod shape-determining protein MreC, with translation MRLFHKKTVILLVAVVIVFLLASSLAQGKIKFAFMEKIITTVLAPVEYVVSNVGFTFRNISLSTGELMTAYRDNQKLRAENDELRQNNLNVTEVMAENARLKAMLDYKKGVPQFDLVTAAVVGRDPGNWTSTIIINRGTADGVTKDMPVVAPQGLIGSVVTAYANVAKVQLVLDPRSAVGALVQRPESRVAAIVEGHSGTPLTPRMVNIARDADIVKGDKLITSGFGGIYPKGLLIGEVIDLVNEEGGLLKYAVLNPAVDFDRLEEVSVIVGSREPIPTLPPPPVAVPTPTAPGKTVAPSQGVGR, from the coding sequence GTGCGTTTGTTTCACAAAAAGACGGTCATCCTGTTGGTGGCTGTAGTAATCGTCTTTTTGCTGGCTAGTTCTCTCGCCCAAGGTAAAATTAAATTTGCCTTTATGGAGAAAATTATTACCACTGTTTTGGCACCTGTTGAATATGTTGTCTCTAATGTAGGTTTCACTTTCCGTAATATTAGTTTATCTACTGGGGAATTGATGACTGCATACCGTGATAATCAAAAATTACGGGCAGAAAATGATGAGCTACGTCAAAACAACTTAAATGTGACTGAAGTTATGGCCGAGAATGCACGCCTAAAAGCCATGTTGGATTACAAAAAAGGGGTGCCTCAGTTTGATTTGGTCACTGCTGCAGTGGTGGGGCGTGATCCAGGGAATTGGACCAGTACTATTATTATTAATCGTGGAACCGCTGATGGTGTCACCAAAGACATGCCTGTAGTGGCTCCACAAGGGCTTATTGGTAGTGTTGTAACAGCATATGCGAATGTAGCTAAAGTACAGTTAGTTCTTGACCCACGTAGTGCAGTGGGAGCTTTGGTGCAACGACCTGAATCAAGGGTTGCTGCGATTGTAGAAGGTCACAGTGGGACACCTTTAACACCTCGGATGGTAAATATTGCTCGTGATGCCGATATTGTCAAAGGGGATAAGCTCATTACATCCGGGTTTGGTGGAATTTATCCCAAAGGATTGTTAATTGGTGAAGTGATAGACCTTGTGAATGAAGAGGGTGGTTTGTTAAAATATGCTGTCTTGAATCCCGCAGTGGATTTTGATAGACTAGAAGAGGTTTCAGTCATCGTAGGTTCTCGTGAACCTATTCCTACCCTACCGCCGCCACCTGTGGCGGTTCCTACCCCTACCGCTCCTGGAAAGACAGTAGCACCATCTCAGGGAGTAGGACGATGA
- the mreD gene encoding rod shape-determining protein MreD codes for MSILIWLSLLLIALILQSTLLPLVSFKGIHPDLLLVTVVSCALLSGKENGVGIGFFAGLLQDLVAGSIFGINTLSKLATGYLFGLAERKVFKEHVLLPLLATLVATLFNGLAGVVLLILLGHKVDFITALLQNIVPLVGYNLIIAIPVHHIVYRVVKFTAE; via the coding sequence ATGAGTATATTAATTTGGCTGAGCCTGCTTCTTATCGCCCTTATTTTACAATCAACTTTACTGCCCTTAGTTTCTTTTAAAGGGATTCACCCCGACTTGTTACTTGTAACGGTTGTATCTTGCGCCCTGTTGTCAGGGAAAGAAAATGGAGTAGGAATCGGATTCTTTGCTGGGTTATTACAAGATTTAGTTGCCGGAAGTATTTTTGGTATTAATACCTTATCAAAATTGGCTACAGGCTATTTATTTGGTTTGGCTGAACGTAAAGTGTTTAAGGAACACGTGCTATTACCCCTATTAGCTACGTTAGTTGCTACTTTATTTAATGGTCTAGCAGGGGTTGTACTGTTAATTTTATTAGGTCATAAGGTTGACTTTATCACTGCACTTTTGCAAAATATAGTACCGCTGGTTGGCTATAATCTGATTATAGCTATCCCGGTACACCATATTGTTTACCGAGTGGTTAAATTCACAGCAGAATAA
- a CDS encoding M23 family metallopeptidase, whose product MARLWSRWKKNRAEENRGYDYSWQYQDEPSDYSWLKKTVVAGVLFTVVYCAHISETTLGKMVDDGVHYTLSTQTDINYVLEQIISRVPPSIDLSVLKKVQTTVSKPADPLLYMNKPVSGKIIAPFGWGVHPVLKQEMMHEGIDIEAAIGTNVRAVAPGKVKIITDSAQLGKVLIIEHSQDIETLYGHLGEVLVHQGDLISQGQVVAKVGKSGMINTPVLYFEVREKGKPIDPATRLKGDFPVGEEK is encoded by the coding sequence ATGGCGAGGCTGTGGAGTAGGTGGAAAAAAAATAGAGCAGAAGAGAATAGAGGGTATGATTATTCATGGCAGTATCAAGATGAGCCATCTGATTATAGTTGGTTAAAAAAGACAGTAGTGGCAGGTGTTTTGTTTACTGTTGTTTACTGTGCTCATATATCAGAAACTACCCTTGGAAAAATGGTAGATGATGGGGTTCATTATACTTTATCAACACAGACAGATATTAACTATGTACTAGAACAAATCATTAGCCGTGTTCCGCCAAGCATTGATTTATCAGTGCTAAAAAAAGTGCAGACAACGGTGTCGAAACCTGCGGATCCTTTATTGTATATGAATAAGCCTGTCAGCGGGAAAATAATAGCTCCTTTTGGCTGGGGAGTTCACCCAGTACTGAAACAAGAAATGATGCACGAAGGAATTGATATTGAAGCAGCAATTGGAACCAATGTGAGGGCTGTCGCGCCTGGTAAGGTTAAAATAATTACAGACAGTGCTCAGTTGGGAAAAGTATTAATTATTGAACACAGCCAAGATATTGAGACACTTTATGGACATTTAGGGGAAGTGTTAGTACATCAAGGAGACCTAATCAGCCAAGGGCAAGTCGTAGCTAAGGTAGGCAAGAGTGGTATGATAAATACTCCAGTCCTTTACTTTGAAGTAAGAGAAAAAGGCAAACCGATTGATCCTGCAACTAGATTAAAAGGTGATTTTCCTGTTGGAGAGGAGAAGTGA
- the radC gene encoding DNA repair protein RadC has translation MNDSKPLMIKQLPQEERPREKMLTKGAQALSNAELLAILLRTGTKNDSVLRVAERLLKKYEDLGIAALSGIGPQEISKIKGIGPAKAVTVAAAIEIGKRLNSLSSGQRVIIRSPQDAANLLMPRLRYESREHFIVLLLSTKNHVLATPTISIGSLNASIVHPRELFREVIHHAAASVILAHNHPSGDPTPSSEDIVLTRKLVDAGKILGISVLDHVIIGDNKYVSLKEKGIIE, from the coding sequence ATGAATGACAGTAAGCCACTCATGATAAAACAATTGCCACAAGAAGAAAGACCAAGGGAAAAAATGCTAACAAAAGGTGCTCAAGCTTTAAGTAATGCTGAATTATTGGCCATTTTACTTAGAACAGGCACAAAAAATGATTCTGTTTTGCGAGTTGCCGAACGACTTTTAAAAAAGTATGAAGACTTAGGTATTGCTGCTCTTTCAGGTATTGGACCTCAGGAGATTAGTAAAATAAAAGGGATCGGTCCAGCAAAAGCAGTAACTGTTGCAGCCGCTATTGAAATTGGTAAAAGGCTAAATAGCTTATCATCGGGGCAAAGAGTGATTATTCGCTCCCCGCAAGATGCTGCTAATTTGCTGATGCCTAGGCTGCGCTACGAATCAAGAGAACATTTTATTGTGTTACTCTTATCGACTAAAAATCATGTATTAGCGACCCCAACGATTTCGATTGGCAGTTTAAATGCCTCTATTGTGCATCCCCGCGAATTATTTCGCGAGGTCATTCATCATGCAGCGGCTTCTGTTATCTTAGCACATAATCATCCAAGTGGAGATCCAACTCCAAGTTCAGAGGATATTGTACTTACTCGAAAATTAGTGGATGCAGGGAAAATTTTAGGAATTTCTGTGTTAGATCACGTAATTATAGGCGATAACAAGTATGTTAGCCTTAAAGAAAAGGGAATAATAGAATGA
- the rodA gene encoding rod shape-determining protein RodA produces the protein MLNRRLLRNLDFITIATVTLLILISLVIIGSATHINTPGEERYWYVERQGLFAVFNIIIIFVILNFDYKILSKFANGLYFINLIMLLAVMFIGQSALGAQRWIQIGPISLQPSEFSKLIMIIALADLLDKKAGKLNSFKDLIPIFLYVGIPFLLVLKQPDLGTSLVFLAILFGMLFIAGIKNKHLMIIFGAGAAFMPIFWHFLKDYQKMRLSVFLDPNVDPLGSGYHIIQSKIAIGSGMLFGKGLFGGTQSQLNFLPENHTDFIFAVIGEELGFIGAILILLLYFILLYRGVKIAGAAKDNFGTLLATGITSMLTFHVLVNVGMTAGIMPVTGIPLPLMSYGVSALTTNMVSIGILLNIYMRRQKIMF, from the coding sequence ATGTTAAATCGCAGGTTATTACGGAATTTAGATTTTATTACAATTGCTACGGTAACTCTACTTATCTTAATAAGTTTAGTAATTATCGGAAGTGCAACTCACATAAATACTCCTGGCGAAGAACGATACTGGTATGTGGAACGTCAAGGTCTATTTGCAGTGTTTAATATTATAATCATTTTTGTTATACTTAATTTTGATTATAAAATCTTATCGAAATTTGCGAATGGGTTATATTTTATCAATTTAATCATGTTATTAGCGGTTATGTTTATCGGTCAATCGGCTTTGGGTGCCCAGCGTTGGATACAAATTGGTCCGATTAGTCTGCAGCCTTCCGAATTTTCTAAATTGATTATGATTATTGCCCTGGCGGATTTGCTTGATAAAAAGGCGGGAAAGCTAAATTCATTTAAAGATTTAATTCCGATCTTTTTGTATGTTGGAATTCCATTCTTATTGGTATTGAAGCAACCTGACCTTGGAACTTCTCTGGTATTCTTAGCAATTTTATTTGGTATGCTTTTTATTGCAGGTATTAAAAATAAGCATTTAATGATAATTTTTGGGGCAGGCGCCGCTTTTATGCCTATTTTTTGGCATTTTTTAAAGGACTATCAAAAAATGCGACTATCTGTTTTTCTCGATCCCAATGTGGATCCTTTAGGTTCTGGTTACCATATCATACAATCGAAAATAGCCATTGGATCAGGGATGTTATTTGGTAAGGGCTTGTTTGGCGGCACGCAAAGTCAACTGAATTTTTTGCCGGAAAATCATACGGATTTTATTTTTGCGGTAATTGGGGAAGAACTTGGCTTCATCGGAGCAATCCTTATCTTATTATTGTATTTTATTTTACTATATCGCGGTGTAAAAATTGCTGGAGCAGCGAAAGATAATTTTGGAACCTTGCTAGCTACTGGTATTACTTCTATGCTGACCTTTCATGTATTAGTTAATGTAGGCATGACTGCTGGCATTATGCCAGTAACAGGTATCCCTTTACCTCTCATGAGTTATGGAGTTAGTGCTCTTACGACCAATATGGTTAGTATTGGGATACTACTAAATATATATATGCGTAGGCAGAAAATTATGTTTTAA